One Peterkaempfera bronchialis DNA window includes the following coding sequences:
- a CDS encoding ATP synthase F0 subunit B: MDVQNRLDDIVAAVESARSMPMSASCVVNRSELLGLLRELREALPSEISQAQAVMADHEQVVAEARAEAERIIQGAHAERGSLVSGTEVVLRSQAEADRILAEARAEAGELRREADDYVDSKLANFEVVLTKTLGAVGRGRQKLLGHGPDAGGEYGQGVYGEQGGEEGEEFRPQISPSPEVDEYVDVKLATLETVLSKTLEAVGRGRDKLLGKQPIDELAAYLAAADQAQQDKDRAAAVAAGFAAADAEESAAQGGAGGEIGQAWFREEAADGQQGWGGQPQVDQSQVGQQQVGQQQVGQPDWQQQSDPYAAAAAHGDGGQQGGGYDAYGYPQQQWQAHDPYAAQTGGYAQGHDGSGYPPQPGYAPQEAYGGWGAPQQPEAGAGYPPQPPQPPQQGGLDETSFFDTSVIDVARLRELGGGR, translated from the coding sequence GTGGACGTGCAGAACAGACTCGACGACATCGTCGCGGCCGTCGAGAGCGCCCGCTCCATGCCGATGTCGGCATCCTGCGTCGTCAACCGGTCCGAGCTGCTCGGCCTGCTGCGGGAGCTCCGGGAGGCGCTGCCCTCCGAGATCTCCCAGGCCCAGGCCGTGATGGCCGACCATGAGCAGGTGGTCGCCGAGGCCCGCGCCGAGGCCGAGCGGATCATCCAGGGCGCCCACGCCGAGCGGGGCTCGCTGGTCTCCGGTACGGAGGTGGTGCTCCGCTCCCAGGCGGAGGCCGACCGCATCCTCGCCGAGGCCCGCGCCGAGGCCGGGGAGCTGCGCCGCGAGGCCGACGACTATGTCGACAGCAAGCTGGCCAACTTCGAGGTCGTGCTCACCAAGACCCTGGGCGCGGTCGGCCGCGGCCGGCAGAAGCTGCTCGGCCACGGCCCCGACGCGGGCGGCGAGTACGGGCAGGGCGTCTACGGGGAGCAGGGCGGCGAGGAGGGCGAGGAGTTCCGGCCGCAGATCTCGCCCAGCCCCGAGGTGGACGAGTACGTCGATGTGAAGCTGGCGACCCTGGAGACGGTCCTCAGCAAGACCCTGGAGGCCGTCGGCCGGGGCCGTGACAAGCTGCTCGGCAAGCAGCCGATCGACGAGCTGGCCGCCTACCTGGCCGCCGCCGACCAGGCCCAGCAGGACAAGGACCGCGCCGCAGCCGTCGCGGCCGGCTTCGCCGCCGCCGACGCGGAGGAGTCCGCCGCCCAGGGCGGTGCGGGCGGTGAGATCGGCCAGGCGTGGTTCCGCGAGGAGGCGGCCGACGGGCAGCAGGGCTGGGGCGGCCAGCCACAGGTCGACCAGTCGCAGGTCGGCCAGCAACAGGTCGGCCAGCAACAGGTCGGCCAGCCGGACTGGCAGCAGCAGTCCGACCCGTACGCAGCCGCCGCCGCACACGGCGACGGCGGCCAGCAGGGCGGCGGCTATGACGCCTACGGCTACCCGCAGCAGCAGTGGCAGGCCCATGACCCCTATGCCGCGCAGACCGGCGGCTATGCCCAGGGCCACGACGGCTCCGGCTACCCGCCGCAGCCCGGCTACGCCCCGCAGGAGGCGTACGGCGGCTGGGGGGCGCCGCAGCAGCCGGAGGCCGGGGCGGGCTACCCGCCGCAGCCGCCGCAGCCTCCGCAGCAGGGCGGACTGGACGAGACCAGCTTCTTCGACACCAGCGTGATCGATGTGGCGCGGCTGCGGGAGCTGGGCGGCGGACGCTGA
- a CDS encoding YceD family protein, with amino-acid sequence MTRTVEAPGDFGIDVIGVPAKSPVELELRLESVVEGVLVTGTATARIAGECVRCLEPVEDDLEVEFQELYYYPEDDGRIRGASAGSASDEDDEDETYRLEGDLFDLQSVLRDAVVLALPLQPVCQDDCLGLCSECGARLSDDPDHHHDAVDPRWAALQGLSAAPGDEGDGNDEDSGAREGAAENQEK; translated from the coding sequence GTGACCCGCACTGTCGAGGCCCCCGGCGACTTCGGCATCGATGTGATCGGCGTTCCCGCCAAGAGCCCGGTCGAGCTGGAACTCCGGCTGGAGTCGGTGGTGGAGGGCGTACTGGTCACCGGTACCGCCACCGCCCGCATCGCCGGGGAGTGCGTACGCTGTCTGGAGCCCGTCGAGGACGACCTTGAGGTGGAGTTCCAGGAGCTGTACTACTACCCGGAGGACGACGGCCGCATCCGTGGCGCGTCGGCCGGGAGCGCGTCCGACGAGGACGACGAGGACGAGACTTACCGCCTGGAGGGCGACCTGTTCGACCTCCAGTCGGTGCTGCGTGACGCGGTGGTGCTCGCACTGCCGTTGCAGCCGGTGTGCCAGGACGACTGCCTGGGCCTCTGCTCCGAGTGCGGAGCGCGCCTGAGCGACGACCCGGACCACCACCATGACGCCGTCGACCCCCGGTGGGCGGCATTGCAGGGACTCTCCGCCGCCCCCGGCGACGAGGGTGACGGGAACGACGAGGACAGCGGCGCCCGTGAGGGCGCTGCCGAGAACCAGGAGAAGTAG
- the rpmF gene encoding 50S ribosomal protein L32, translating into MAVPKRKMSRSNTRHRRSQWKAAVPALVACDRCHEPKLAHIACPSCGTYNRRQVLSV; encoded by the coding sequence GTGGCTGTTCCGAAGCGGAAGATGTCGCGCAGCAACACGCGCCACCGCCGTTCGCAGTGGAAGGCTGCGGTCCCGGCCCTGGTGGCGTGCGACCGCTGCCACGAGCCGAAGCTGGCGCACATCGCGTGCCCGAGCTGCGGCACCTACAACCGCCGCCAGGTCCTGTCGGTCTGA
- the rnc gene encoding ribonuclease III produces MDDQSPDKAAGRPTSTTNDVLEGRLGYTLEPALLVRALTHRSFAYENGGLPTNERLEFLGDSVLGLVVTDTLYRIHPDLPEGQLAKLRAAVVNSRALADVSRGLDLGAFIRLGRGEEGTGGRDKSSILADTLEALIGAVYLDQGLDAASELVHRLFDPLIEESSNLGAGLDWKTSLQELTATVGIGVPEYLVSESGPDHEKTFTATARVGGEEYGSGTGRSKKEAEQKAAQSAWHGIREKHGVDSATGDTTSAA; encoded by the coding sequence ATGGACGACCAGTCCCCGGACAAGGCGGCCGGGCGGCCGACCTCGACCACCAACGACGTCCTGGAAGGGCGGCTCGGGTACACACTTGAGCCCGCCCTTCTGGTACGTGCTCTCACCCACCGCTCGTTCGCGTACGAGAACGGCGGGCTGCCCACCAATGAGCGCCTGGAGTTCCTGGGCGACTCGGTGCTCGGTCTCGTGGTGACCGACACCCTCTACCGGATCCACCCGGACCTCCCCGAGGGCCAGCTGGCCAAGCTGCGCGCCGCAGTGGTCAACTCCCGCGCGCTGGCCGACGTCAGCCGTGGCCTCGACCTGGGCGCCTTCATCCGGCTCGGCCGGGGCGAGGAGGGCACCGGCGGCCGCGACAAGTCGTCGATCCTGGCCGACACCCTGGAGGCGCTGATCGGCGCCGTCTACCTCGACCAGGGTCTGGACGCCGCCTCCGAGCTGGTGCACCGCCTCTTCGACCCGCTGATCGAGGAGTCCTCCAACCTGGGCGCCGGCCTGGACTGGAAGACCTCCCTCCAGGAGCTCACCGCCACGGTGGGCATCGGCGTGCCCGAGTACCTGGTCAGCGAGTCCGGCCCGGACCACGAGAAGACCTTCACCGCCACCGCCCGCGTCGGCGGCGAGGAGTACGGCAGTGGCACCGGCCGCTCCAAGAAGGAGGCCGAGCAGAAGGCCGCGCAGAGCGCCTGGCACGGCATCCGGGAGAAGCACGGCGTGGACTCCGCCACCGGTGACACCACCTCGGCCGCCTAG
- the mutM gene encoding bifunctional DNA-formamidopyrimidine glycosylase/DNA-(apurinic or apyrimidinic site) lyase, translating into MPELPEVEVVRLGLERWVSHRTVDSVQVLHPRAIRRHLAGPEDFAARLTGVTFGPAHRRGKYLWLPMDGTGCSLLGHLGMSGQLLVQPPEAPDETHLRVRLRFRDGGRELRFVDQRTFGGLTVHPAEPGDPEATPLAIAHIARDPLDPRFDDGVFHTALRRRRTTVKRALLDQSLISGVGNIYADEALWRARLHYERPTATLTRPQTALLLQSVREVMADALAAGGTSFDSLYVNVNGESGYFSRDLDAYGRRDEPCRRCGTPIRREPWMNRSSYFCPRCQRPPRPR; encoded by the coding sequence ATGCCCGAACTGCCGGAGGTCGAGGTCGTCCGCCTCGGCCTGGAACGCTGGGTCAGCCACCGCACCGTCGACTCCGTGCAGGTGCTGCATCCCCGTGCGATCCGCCGCCACCTCGCCGGACCCGAGGACTTCGCCGCCCGGCTCACCGGGGTGACCTTCGGCCCGGCGCACCGGCGCGGCAAGTACCTCTGGCTGCCCATGGACGGCACCGGCTGCTCCCTGCTCGGCCACCTCGGCATGAGCGGCCAACTGCTGGTGCAGCCGCCCGAGGCACCGGACGAGACCCATCTGCGGGTCCGGCTGCGGTTCCGCGACGGCGGCCGTGAGCTGCGCTTTGTCGACCAGCGCACCTTCGGCGGCCTCACCGTCCACCCGGCCGAGCCCGGCGACCCCGAGGCCACCCCGCTGGCCATCGCCCATATCGCCCGCGACCCGCTCGACCCGAGGTTCGACGACGGCGTCTTCCACACCGCGCTGCGGCGGCGGCGCACCACCGTGAAGCGGGCCCTGCTGGACCAGAGCCTGATCAGCGGCGTGGGCAACATCTATGCCGACGAGGCGCTGTGGCGGGCCCGGCTGCACTACGAGCGGCCCACCGCCACCCTCACCCGGCCGCAGACCGCGCTGCTGCTCCAGTCGGTGCGCGAGGTGATGGCGGACGCGCTGGCGGCGGGCGGCACCAGCTTCGACAGCCTCTATGTCAACGTCAACGGCGAGAGCGGCTACTTCTCCCGCGACCTGGACGCCTACGGGCGCCGCGACGAGCCGTGCCGCCGCTGCGGCACACCGATCCGCCGCGAGCCCTGGATGAACCGGTCCAGCTACTTCTGCCCCCGCTGCCAGCGCCCGCCCCGGCCCCGTTAG
- a CDS encoding CAP domain-containing protein — protein sequence MAAAVLTLVNQERSRAGCGPLVADAGLAALATDFSDSMAARGFFDHTDPDGKSPWDRATAVGISYLGGENIARGQQTPEEVMDAWMNSPGHRANILNCDYKRLGVGVHEGPGGPWWTQDFGF from the coding sequence GTGGCCGCCGCCGTCCTCACCCTGGTCAACCAGGAGCGGTCCAGGGCCGGCTGCGGACCGCTGGTGGCGGACGCCGGGCTTGCCGCGCTGGCCACGGACTTCAGCGACTCCATGGCGGCGCGCGGCTTCTTCGACCACACCGACCCGGACGGGAAGAGCCCCTGGGACCGCGCCACCGCGGTCGGCATCTCCTACCTGGGCGGCGAGAACATCGCCCGGGGGCAGCAGACGCCCGAGGAGGTCATGGACGCCTGGATGAACAGCCCGGGCCACCGGGCCAACATCCTCAACTGCGACTACAAGCGGCTGGGCGTCGGCGTCCACGAGGGCCCCGGCGGCCCCTGGTGGACGCAGGACTTCGGCTTCTGA
- a CDS encoding acylphosphatase — protein MYEHVRLTAWVRGRVQEVGFRWWTRSRALEIGLVGYAGNLADGRVQVVAEGAREECERLLRLLRGSGTPGRVDGVTEIWGEPRAGYDGFAVR, from the coding sequence ATGTATGAACACGTCCGCTTGACCGCCTGGGTGCGCGGCAGGGTCCAGGAAGTCGGTTTCCGCTGGTGGACGCGGTCCCGGGCGCTGGAGATCGGTCTGGTCGGCTACGCCGGGAACCTCGCGGACGGCCGGGTCCAGGTGGTGGCGGAGGGCGCGCGCGAGGAGTGCGAGCGCCTGCTGCGGCTGCTGCGCGGGTCCGGTACGCCCGGCCGGGTCGACGGCGTCACCGAGATCTGGGGCGAGCCGCGCGCCGGCTACGACGGCTTCGCGGTCCGCTGA
- a CDS encoding phosphatidylinositol-specific phospholipase C domain-containing protein yields MTLRRTSAAALLALSAALIPAQQATAAGAGDLPFGSATTVGLHNTYDPAAFTYLAQSLDTGTGMIELDAWTDVITKEWKVSHSNPLGNGNNCVNATTPAQLYTGGANKNLEYCLDDIRVWLGAHPGSGPLVVKLELKAGFSANLGMGPAQLDALISAHLGSAVFRPADLLAKPGGGSYATLDEAARAGNWPTRAQLAGRVLVDVIPGTVEEANPFDTLHTDVEYSRYLRDLAAAGRAGQAQVFPVVHGAVAGDPRSAYSDSSIRPWFVVFDGDASAYAGGVDTAWYDRNHYLLVMTDAQNVSPAISATDPTADQARARAVQLAGAHASIVSSDWRHLPEVQSLVLNRG; encoded by the coding sequence GTGACCCTTCGCCGCACGTCCGCCGCCGCACTGCTGGCCCTGAGCGCAGCCCTGATACCCGCTCAGCAGGCGACCGCCGCCGGAGCCGGCGACCTGCCGTTCGGCTCGGCCACCACGGTGGGCCTGCACAACACCTACGACCCGGCGGCGTTCACCTACCTCGCGCAGAGCCTGGACACCGGCACCGGCATGATCGAGCTGGACGCCTGGACCGACGTCATCACCAAGGAGTGGAAGGTCAGCCACTCCAACCCGCTGGGCAACGGCAACAACTGCGTCAACGCCACCACCCCCGCCCAGCTCTACACCGGCGGCGCCAACAAGAACCTGGAGTACTGCCTGGACGACATCCGGGTCTGGCTCGGCGCCCACCCCGGCAGCGGCCCACTGGTGGTCAAGCTGGAGCTGAAGGCGGGCTTCTCCGCCAACCTGGGCATGGGCCCGGCGCAGCTGGACGCGCTGATCTCCGCCCATCTGGGCTCCGCCGTCTTCCGCCCGGCCGACCTGCTCGCCAAGCCCGGCGGCGGCAGCTACGCCACCCTGGACGAGGCCGCCCGGGCGGGCAACTGGCCCACCCGGGCGCAGCTGGCCGGCCGGGTGCTGGTCGACGTCATCCCGGGCACGGTGGAGGAGGCCAACCCCTTCGACACCCTGCACACCGATGTGGAGTACTCCCGCTATCTGCGCGACCTGGCCGCCGCCGGCAGGGCGGGTCAGGCGCAGGTCTTCCCGGTGGTGCACGGCGCGGTGGCGGGCGACCCGCGCTCGGCCTACTCCGACAGCTCCATCCGGCCGTGGTTCGTGGTCTTCGACGGCGACGCCTCGGCGTATGCCGGGGGCGTCGACACCGCCTGGTACGACCGCAACCACTATCTGCTGGTGATGACCGACGCGCAGAATGTCTCGCCCGCCATCAGCGCCACCGACCCCACCGCCGACCAGGCGCGCGCCCGGGCCGTCCAGCTGGCCGGGGCGCATGCCAGCATCGTCTCCAGCGACTGGCGGCACCTGCCCGAGGTGCAGTCCCTGGTACTGAACCGGGGCTGA
- a CDS encoding penicillin acylase family protein, translating into MQRRIRTLRLQAAAALAGLLTATALAAAPATAATPAPAPDYCGNRCHDILPPGENGNATLADILANRLLGTRPAHTDDQLGPYAALANSYPGLTDAGLRSFFNDASFGVPAGQVASTLQPRPDVTIVRDKATGVPHVTGTTRYGTEYGAGYAAAQDRLWLMDLFRHVGRGQLSSFAGGAADNRALEQSFWQAAPYTEAELQQQIDTLAASGPRAAQAMADAGAYLDGINAYIDTAYSSRTFPGEYDLTGHIDPLTNAGSIDHFRLTDLVALASVVGALFGAGGGGEVQSAQVKLAAEARYGKAEGDRVWASFREADDPEAVTTLHDGQRFPYAQPPADPQGTAMPDPGSVVPEKLVYDATGTGATTAATAAKGVLPGNLLTARHGMSNALVVSGRYAADGHPVAVFGPQTGYFAPQLLMLEELQGPGISARGAAFAGLSFYVQLGRGQDYAWSATSAGQDITDSYAVPLCTTDGSPATLASDSYLWHGRCTPMERLERKDSWKPTTADSTGAGSYTLVMKRTRYGLVTSRGTVGGTPVAFTALRSTYRHEADSIVGFQMLNDPAAVHSAATFQEAAQHINYTFNWFYADAVDTAYYNSGDNPVRADGVDPGLPVLAEPQYEWRGYDPDANTAEYTPPAQHPQSVNQDYYISWNNKQADAFTTAGFGNGSVHRADLLDDRVRALLGSGAKVTRSALVRAMESAALADLRGEDVLPDLLRVIRSGAVTDPALAGAVQKLETWRADGTLRRETSAGSHRYADADAVRIMDAWWPLLVQAEFRAGLGDPLFTALTGALQLNESPSGGQTGPVSGSVSANESIPHKGSAFQYGWWSYVDKDLRTVLGDPVAGGLGGPYCGGGDLARCRSVLLESLRQAAAQPAAQVYPADDVCSAGDQWCADTIVQRPLGGVTDGKVSWQNRPTYQQVVQFTSHR; encoded by the coding sequence ATGCAACGACGCATCCGGACCCTCAGGCTCCAGGCCGCCGCCGCCCTCGCGGGCCTGCTGACGGCCACCGCCCTGGCCGCCGCCCCGGCGACCGCGGCCACCCCGGCCCCCGCGCCCGACTACTGCGGCAACCGGTGCCACGACATCCTGCCGCCCGGCGAGAACGGCAACGCCACCCTCGCCGACATCCTCGCCAACCGCCTCCTCGGCACCCGCCCCGCGCACACCGACGACCAGCTCGGCCCCTACGCCGCCCTGGCGAACAGCTACCCCGGCCTCACCGACGCCGGACTGCGCTCCTTCTTCAACGACGCCTCCTTCGGCGTCCCCGCCGGCCAGGTCGCCTCCACCCTCCAGCCGCGCCCCGACGTCACCATCGTCCGCGACAAGGCGACCGGCGTCCCCCACGTCACCGGCACCACCCGCTATGGCACCGAGTACGGCGCGGGCTACGCCGCCGCCCAGGACCGGCTCTGGCTGATGGACCTCTTCCGCCATGTCGGCCGGGGCCAGCTCAGCAGCTTCGCCGGCGGCGCCGCCGACAACCGGGCCCTGGAGCAGTCCTTCTGGCAGGCCGCCCCCTACACCGAGGCCGAACTCCAGCAGCAGATCGACACCCTGGCCGCCTCCGGCCCCCGGGCCGCCCAGGCCATGGCCGACGCGGGCGCCTACCTGGACGGCATCAACGCGTACATCGACACGGCGTACAGCTCACGCACCTTCCCCGGCGAGTACGACCTCACCGGCCATATCGACCCGCTCACCAACGCCGGGTCCATCGACCACTTCAGACTCACCGACCTGGTCGCGCTGGCCTCCGTGGTGGGCGCCCTGTTCGGCGCGGGCGGCGGCGGGGAGGTGCAGTCCGCCCAGGTCAAGCTGGCCGCCGAGGCCCGCTACGGCAAGGCCGAGGGAGACCGGGTCTGGGCGTCCTTCCGGGAGGCCGACGACCCCGAAGCCGTCACCACCCTCCACGACGGCCAGCGCTTCCCGTACGCCCAGCCGCCCGCCGACCCGCAGGGCACCGCCATGCCCGACCCGGGCTCCGTGGTGCCCGAGAAGCTGGTGTACGACGCCACCGGCACCGGCGCCACCACGGCAGCCACCGCCGCCAAGGGCGTACTCCCCGGCAATCTGCTCACCGCCAGGCACGGCATGTCCAACGCCCTGGTCGTCTCCGGCAGATACGCCGCCGACGGCCACCCCGTCGCCGTCTTCGGCCCGCAGACCGGCTACTTCGCCCCGCAACTGCTGATGCTGGAGGAACTCCAGGGCCCCGGCATCAGCGCCCGGGGCGCCGCCTTCGCCGGGCTCTCCTTCTACGTCCAGCTCGGCCGGGGCCAGGACTACGCCTGGAGCGCCACCTCCGCCGGACAGGACATCACCGACAGCTACGCCGTGCCGCTCTGCACCACCGACGGCTCACCCGCCACCCTGGCCTCCGACTCCTACCTCTGGCACGGCCGCTGCACCCCCATGGAGCGGCTGGAGCGCAAGGACTCCTGGAAGCCCACCACCGCCGACTCCACCGGCGCGGGCTCCTACACCCTCGTCATGAAGCGCACCAGGTACGGCCTGGTGACCTCGCGCGGCACCGTCGGCGGCACCCCGGTCGCCTTCACCGCGCTGCGCTCCACCTACCGCCACGAGGCCGACTCCATCGTCGGCTTCCAGATGCTCAACGACCCCGCGGCGGTGCACTCCGCCGCCACCTTCCAGGAGGCGGCGCAGCACATCAACTACACCTTCAACTGGTTCTACGCGGACGCCGTCGACACCGCCTACTACAACTCCGGCGACAACCCCGTGCGCGCCGACGGCGTCGACCCCGGCCTGCCGGTGCTCGCCGAGCCGCAGTACGAGTGGCGCGGCTACGACCCCGACGCCAACACCGCCGAGTACACCCCGCCCGCCCAGCACCCCCAGTCGGTCAACCAGGACTACTACATCTCCTGGAACAACAAGCAGGCCGACGCCTTCACCACGGCCGGCTTCGGCAATGGCTCGGTGCACCGCGCCGACCTGCTCGACGACCGGGTCAGGGCGCTGCTCGGCAGCGGCGCCAAGGTCACCCGCAGCGCCCTGGTGCGGGCCATGGAGAGCGCCGCCCTCGCCGATCTGCGCGGCGAGGACGTACTGCCGGACCTGCTGAGGGTGATCCGCAGCGGCGCGGTCACCGACCCGGCCCTGGCCGGGGCCGTCCAGAAGCTGGAGACCTGGCGGGCCGACGGCACCCTGCGCCGCGAGACCTCGGCCGGCAGCCACCGCTATGCCGACGCCGATGCCGTCCGGATCATGGACGCCTGGTGGCCGCTGCTGGTCCAGGCGGAGTTCAGGGCCGGGCTGGGCGACCCGCTCTTCACCGCGCTCACCGGGGCGCTGCAGCTCAATGAGTCGCCCTCCGGCGGCCAGACCGGGCCGGTCAGCGGCAGCGTCAGCGCCAATGAGTCCATCCCGCACAAGGGCTCCGCCTTCCAGTACGGCTGGTGGTCCTATGTCGACAAGGACCTGCGGACGGTGCTGGGCGACCCGGTCGCGGGCGGCCTCGGCGGGCCCTACTGCGGCGGCGGTGACCTGGCCCGGTGCCGGTCGGTGCTGCTGGAGAGCCTGCGGCAGGCGGCCGCGCAGCCGGCGGCGCAGGTCTATCCGGCCGACGACGTCTGCTCGGCGGGCGACCAGTGGTGCGCGGACACCATCGTGCAGCGGCCCCTGGGCGGTGTCACCGACGGCAAGGTCTCCTGGCAGAACCGGCCCACCTACCAGCAGGTCGTCCAGTTCACCTCGCACCGCTGA
- a CDS encoding DUF4232 domain-containing protein — protein sequence MPTRALRTLPALPALLAGAALLLTACGSRSADAPGSGVRPTAGSASPDLPGDPADLERDGVRITGVSGWSPAGSLSSITTEFQVTNHERRPFTYTITFNVLADSGAAVGSGTQTVPSVGPGRTVTRTIRMDAMDARDHGRLRVTKVRRVPSDEVPTLSGPCPPSGVRVRADDGDAAMGLRVVGLHLENCGTRAFPVDGYPLLGLLDEDRKPVSGVRVLHGSGGIATMSDFDAPPRPLTLEPGETASAGLLWRNTTEAGTPVNAPYVRVRATPGAPPVTVTPELDLGTTGRLGVSAWKKDPPR from the coding sequence ATGCCTACCCGCGCCCTCCGCACCCTCCCGGCCCTTCCCGCCCTGCTCGCCGGCGCCGCCCTGCTGCTGACGGCGTGCGGCTCGCGAAGTGCCGATGCGCCGGGCAGCGGCGTACGGCCGACCGCCGGGTCCGCCAGCCCGGACCTTCCCGGCGACCCCGCCGATCTGGAGCGGGACGGCGTGCGGATCACCGGCGTCAGCGGATGGTCCCCCGCCGGCAGCCTGTCCTCGATCACCACCGAGTTCCAGGTCACCAACCACGAGCGCAGACCGTTCACCTACACCATCACCTTCAATGTGCTCGCCGACTCCGGAGCGGCGGTGGGGAGCGGGACCCAGACCGTGCCGTCCGTGGGCCCCGGTCGGACCGTGACCCGCACCATCCGGATGGACGCAATGGACGCCAGGGACCACGGGCGGCTGCGGGTCACCAAGGTCAGGCGCGTCCCCTCGGACGAAGTGCCGACCCTGTCCGGCCCCTGTCCGCCTTCCGGGGTCCGCGTCAGGGCCGACGACGGCGACGCCGCCATGGGGCTCCGCGTCGTGGGGCTGCACCTGGAGAACTGCGGAACCCGCGCCTTTCCGGTCGACGGCTATCCGCTGCTCGGGCTGCTGGACGAGGACCGGAAGCCGGTCTCCGGCGTCAGGGTCCTGCACGGCAGCGGCGGTATCGCCACCATGAGCGACTTCGACGCCCCGCCCCGCCCGCTGACCCTGGAGCCGGGCGAGACCGCGTCCGCCGGTCTGCTCTGGCGCAACACCACCGAGGCCGGTACTCCGGTGAACGCCCCCTATGTCAGGGTCAGGGCCACGCCCGGCGCCCCGCCCGTGACGGTGACGCCGGAACTCGACCTCGGCACCACGGGGAGGCTCGGGGTCAGCGCGTGGAAGAAGGACCCGCCGCGCTGA
- a CDS encoding YegP family protein, which produces MAGKFEIYTDDSGSHRFRLKASNGQVLIVGDAYDTRDQCLKGIEAVRKLAPYAEIKDVAAADA; this is translated from the coding sequence ATGGCAGGCAAGTTCGAGATATACACCGACGACTCCGGCTCCCACCGCTTCCGCCTCAAGGCGAGCAACGGCCAGGTGCTGATCGTCGGCGACGCCTACGACACCCGCGACCAGTGCCTCAAGGGCATCGAGGCCGTACGCAAGCTTGCGCCCTACGCCGAGATCAAGGACGTCGCCGCCGCCGACGCCTGA
- the ftsY gene encoding signal recognition particle-docking protein FtsY: MEYVILAVAIAVVAIGAITGFVVSGRRRKTLPPSPRTPVGAPPAEPQVGEEAETPRDTPTRTIEEVDLPPGVTAPEETVSPEAAVAAPPLEVPEPTAGRLVRLRARLSRSQTSLGKGLLSLLAREHLDEDTWEEIEDTLLTADVGVTPTQELVDRLRTRVKVLGTRTPDELRGLLREELVALIGTEADRSLHSARHSAAEAGRPSVVLVVGVNGVGKTTTTGKLARVLVADGRSVVLGAADTFRAAAADQLQTWGERVGARTVRGPEGGDPASVAFDAVKEGIAEGADTVLVDTAGRLHTKTGLMDELGKVKRVVEKHGPVDEVLLVLDATTGQNGLVQARVFAEVVDITGIVLTKLDGTAKGGIVIAVQRELGVPVKLIGLGEGADDLAPFEPGAFVDALIGD, translated from the coding sequence ATGGAATACGTGATCCTTGCCGTAGCCATCGCCGTGGTCGCCATCGGTGCGATCACCGGCTTCGTCGTCAGCGGCAGACGGCGCAAGACCCTGCCCCCGTCGCCGCGTACCCCCGTCGGTGCGCCGCCCGCAGAGCCCCAGGTCGGCGAGGAAGCCGAGACTCCACGGGACACCCCGACCAGAACCATCGAGGAGGTGGACCTTCCCCCGGGCGTGACCGCGCCCGAGGAGACGGTCTCCCCGGAGGCGGCGGTCGCCGCGCCGCCCCTGGAGGTGCCCGAGCCCACGGCCGGCCGGCTGGTGCGGCTGCGGGCCCGGCTCTCCCGCTCCCAGACCTCGCTGGGCAAGGGCCTGCTCTCGCTGCTCGCCCGGGAGCACCTGGACGAGGACACCTGGGAGGAGATCGAGGACACCCTGCTCACCGCAGACGTCGGGGTGACCCCCACCCAGGAGCTGGTGGACCGGCTCCGCACCCGGGTGAAGGTGCTCGGCACCCGTACCCCGGACGAGCTGCGCGGCCTGCTCCGCGAGGAGCTGGTGGCCCTGATCGGCACCGAGGCGGACCGCTCGCTGCACTCCGCCAGGCACTCCGCCGCCGAGGCGGGCCGGCCCTCCGTGGTGCTGGTGGTCGGCGTCAACGGCGTCGGCAAGACCACCACCACCGGCAAGCTCGCCCGGGTGCTGGTGGCGGACGGCCGCTCGGTGGTCCTCGGCGCGGCGGACACCTTCCGGGCCGCCGCCGCCGACCAGCTGCAGACCTGGGGCGAGCGGGTCGGCGCCCGCACCGTGCGCGGTCCGGAGGGCGGCGACCCGGCGTCGGTGGCCTTCGACGCGGTCAAGGAGGGCATCGCCGAGGGCGCCGACACCGTCCTGGTGGACACCGCCGGCCGACTGCACACCAAGACCGGCCTGATGGACGAGCTGGGCAAGGTCAAGCGGGTGGTGGAGAAGCACGGCCCGGTGGACGAGGTGCTGCTGGTGCTGGACGCCACCACCGGTCAGAACGGCCTGGTGCAGGCCCGGGTCTTCGCCGAGGTCGTCGACATCACCGGCATCGTGCTCACCAAGCTGGACGGCACCGCCAAGGGCGGCATCGTGATCGCCGTCCAGCGGGAGCTGGGCGTCCCGGTGAAGCTGATCGGCCTGGGCGAGGGCGCGGACGACCTGGCGCCGTTCGAGCCGGGCGCCTTTGTGGACGCGCTGATCGGCGACTGA